The stretch of DNA GCTGCTCTGGATCTCCTCGATCAGCCTGGCCCATTCGCCGATCTCGGTCAGCGGCAGGTCGGCGAACTTCGGGTCGCGCAGCTCCCAGCACAGCCGGAAATGCGCGTCATAGATCTGCCCCGCCCGCGGATATATGATGCCGTGGCTCTTCAGGACATCCTGGTTCTTGACGAGAGATCCCTGAATGAATGTCGTGGCCGTCTTGTGAGATCCGATATGGAGAACAAGTCTCTTTCGCTGCGTCATCTACTTCCCTTTGCCCGCATTCAAGACCATGTGGCTTCTCCACGGGCACTATCTATTTCTGCCTGACCTGCTCGCAACATATTGAAGTGAAGGCTGCACCCATGGCGCATACTGGTAGGCAACCTCGGCCCAATTCTCATCCAGGGGCTTGAGATAACGCTGATCCAGGCCGTTCACAAGCGCACCGATTGCCTCCCCGTATCCGAAAGCATGGTCATGTGAAACGCTTTCCTCACACCACTTCAAAAGCTTGAAAGCAGAGGCAAGAACAAGGCTGCGCAGCACCACGTCCTGGAAATATTCCGAGAACGAGAACAGGTGCAGCGCGTTTGTCGCGGTGGAAATCGCGTCGAACCGTGTCGTCGACGTGCCCGAGGTGATCTGCGGGCGGCCATACCGGCGGAAATAGGTGAAGGTCGGCAGCTCGGTGAGCGCGTAGCTGCGCATGTTCGCCAGCAGGCCGTAATGCAGGATCATGTCCTCGAAGAAGAGCCCCGCCGGGAAGCGCAGCTTGTGCTTCTCCAGGAAGGCGCGCCGCACCATCTTGTTGGCGCATTGCGGCTCCACGCAGGCCAGTTCGCGCAGCGCGGAGATCCACAGCCTGGGCGTGTTGCCCGCGGTCATCGCCGCCATGTCGCCCATCTGGAGCCGGTCGAAATGGCTCTGGTCGTAGAACGGGCCGGTCTCCATCCGGACTTCCTGCAGCACGCCGGGGGAGAAGACCACGTCCACATCCTCCTGTGCCGCGGCCATCATGGTCTCGAAGGCCCAGATCGGGCGGGTGTCATCGGCATCGAGGAAGCACACATAGTCCCCCCGCGCCACGTTGAGCGCCCGGTTGCGCGCCGAGGACAACCCGTCGTTCGCCTGGCGGATGTGCAGGATCCGGTCGTCCTTGAAGCTGTGCAGCGTCTCGCGGGTTTCCTCCGAGGCGCCGTCGTCGACGATGAGGATCTCGAAATCGCCGAAGGTCTGCGACAGCAGCGACTTGATCGAGACACTCGCCAGAGGGCCCTCGTTGAACGCCGTCAGGACGCAGGAAATGCGCGGGCTTTCGGGTTTTGACATGTTCAGCTCGATTTTCTCATGAGTTGCCGCATGCGGATAATGTCCGGGTGATATATTTCCCCGTTGAAATAGGCCCAGAAGGCGCCCGGGCTGATGTGCGCAACCTTCCGGGTCTCTTCCTGGTAGTAATAGGCGAAGTCCGGATGCTGGATGCGGGGCAGGAGATCCTCGATCACGTCCGGGCCGTAGGTTTTCGCGACGCCGACACAGAACCTGGCATTCGCGCGCAGGAAGCTCTCGATCAGGTCCACGCGCAGCACATTGGCAGACCAGGAAATCGAATCCACGATGGATTCCACATAGGGTCGGAAATTCGGCCAGCGTTCCGCGATCGAGCGCTGTATGAGCATCTGGAACATGAACAGCATGTAGAAATGCCGCTCGTCGCCCTGCTTGATGTCCTGCGCCGCATGCTGCCGGTAATGGTACTTGTGCTCGGGCAGCATCAGCACGTCGCGCGCCGCGGTGAGGGTGAACATCTGGAAGATGTAATCGTCATAGGCCCGGACATTCTCCGGGAAATATATCTTCTTCGCGTCCAGGAAGTCCCGCCGGTATACCTTGCGCCAGATGCTGGGCTGGCCCTTGATGATGTCGGAAGACTGCACCCGCAGAAGCTGCTTTCCCTTGAAGTTCTCGCGCGGGTAATCCCTGAAGAACTCTTCCTCGTAGCTCGGGTAATAAGGCTTCTTCAGGCTTTCGTCGTAGAAGTCGAAGCCGCCCTGGGTCAGCTCGCAGCCGGAATAGAGCGCGAGGTCGTAAAGGTCGCCGAAGAAGCCGGGGGTGACGAAGTCATCCGCGTCCACGAAGGCGATATGGGTCGCGTCGGACACCAGCCGGCCGTAGTTGCGCGCCGAGGCGCAGCCGCCATTGGGCTTGCGCTCCACGCGCACGCGCGGATCGTCGCGGAAATGCGCCGCGGCCGCCTCTCCCGAACGGTCGCTCGACCCGTCGTCGACGATGATGACGCGCACGTCGTCCCGGCCCTCGCACAGCAGGCTCTCGGCGCATTCGATGAGATATTCCCCGGCGTTGTAGGCGGCCACGGCCACGTCCACGCCGTGGCGGCGCCCGGAGACGTCGGTCGCGGCATTGTGGTTCAGCGTCCAGTTCGGCGGGGCCCAGATCTGCGCATTCGCGCAAGGGAAGATCCGGTTGCCCGGGATGATCTCCATCGAGGCGGTCCAGAACGACAGGCTGGCGCGGCGCTCCGGGCTCAGCGTGTCGAAAACATCGCCGAACGCCTCGAAGGCCAGCCCGCCCTGCACCAGGACCGCGCCCTGGCCGGTGCGCAGGATATCCGCGATCTCCTCACGCGTCGCGATCTCGACATTGGAGATCCCGTTCGCCTCGACGATGCTCTCGAGAGAGGCGACCAGGTCCTCGTCCGGGGCGTATTTCAGCAGCCGGACCTCCGGCAGCAGGGATTTGGCGGCAAGCGCGAAGATCAACGTGTTGGGCTCGATGTCGATGATCGTCAGCGACTTGCCGGCCTGCGCGATCGGGCGGGACGCCATGAACCGGGCGTAATTTCCCGGGTCGTTGCGCGCCGCGTTCATGAGGTCGCGGCTGGTCTTCTCGCTCAGGTCCTCGGGCAGCCGGATCATCTTGAGGGCGATGTTCACCTCGGACGCGCGCTCGGGGCTCACCTCGACCTCGAAGGTCTCCACCTTGCTGGCCCGGCTGGCCTCCCAGGTGACATGGCTCGCGTCGGGCTTCAGCTCCACGTCCTCCTCGGACACGGTCATCTGGAAGGCATGCACCTTGTCCAGGATGGTCACGGAGGCGATCTGGTCCTTCACCGTCACCTCGAAGCCGGCAAGCTCCTCCATGGGAACCGACAGCGGGAAGACCTCCTCGTCGCCCCAGTTCCACTCCTCCATCGAGTTCAGGCTGTAGGTATTGTCCGCCCGACGGAAAGTGATGTGGAACGGGCGGTCCCCTTCACTGATCCGCAGTTCGAAATAGGCATTCGGCCACAGCCCCTTCTCGAGCTTGTTGGTAAAAGTGGATGTCATTTAATGCTACCGCTCCCATTCATCCATCGGAAATCAATAGTGCAGCCACCCAGGCACATGCTGCCTGGAGAAGGGCTCTGTACTCTCTGCCTCATCTCATTACCTCCTGATGGTGTCCGGAAGTCCCGA from Paroceanicella profunda encodes:
- a CDS encoding glycosyltransferase family 2 protein, with protein sequence MSKPESPRISCVLTAFNEGPLASVSIKSLLSQTFGDFEILIVDDGASEETRETLHSFKDDRILHIRQANDGLSSARNRALNVARGDYVCFLDADDTRPIWAFETMMAAAQEDVDVVFSPGVLQEVRMETGPFYDQSHFDRLQMGDMAAMTAGNTPRLWISALRELACVEPQCANKMVRRAFLEKHKLRFPAGLFFEDMILHYGLLANMRSYALTELPTFTYFRRYGRPQITSGTSTTRFDAISTATNALHLFSFSEYFQDVVLRSLVLASAFKLLKWCEESVSHDHAFGYGEAIGALVNGLDQRYLKPLDENWAEVAYQYAPWVQPSLQYVASRSGRNR
- a CDS encoding glycosyltransferase — translated: MTSTFTNKLEKGLWPNAYFELRISEGDRPFHITFRRADNTYSLNSMEEWNWGDEEVFPLSVPMEELAGFEVTVKDQIASVTILDKVHAFQMTVSEEDVELKPDASHVTWEASRASKVETFEVEVSPERASEVNIALKMIRLPEDLSEKTSRDLMNAARNDPGNYARFMASRPIAQAGKSLTIIDIEPNTLIFALAAKSLLPEVRLLKYAPDEDLVASLESIVEANGISNVEIATREEIADILRTGQGAVLVQGGLAFEAFGDVFDTLSPERRASLSFWTASMEIIPGNRIFPCANAQIWAPPNWTLNHNAATDVSGRRHGVDVAVAAYNAGEYLIECAESLLCEGRDDVRVIIVDDGSSDRSGEAAAAHFRDDPRVRVERKPNGGCASARNYGRLVSDATHIAFVDADDFVTPGFFGDLYDLALYSGCELTQGGFDFYDESLKKPYYPSYEEEFFRDYPRENFKGKQLLRVQSSDIIKGQPSIWRKVYRRDFLDAKKIYFPENVRAYDDYIFQMFTLTAARDVLMLPEHKYHYRQHAAQDIKQGDERHFYMLFMFQMLIQRSIAERWPNFRPYVESIVDSISWSANVLRVDLIESFLRANARFCVGVAKTYGPDVIEDLLPRIQHPDFAYYYQEETRKVAHISPGAFWAYFNGEIYHPDIIRMRQLMRKSS